GCGGCGACGCCGGCGACCTGCCGCGCGCCCGCTGGCGCACGATCAGGCGATCAAAGGCGCCCTCGGCGAGGAGATGGTCCTCATCCCCGCCGGGCCGTTTCGCTTCGGACCCGAGGGCAAGCGCGTCGATCTGCCCGCGTACTACATCGACAAATACCCGGTGACGAACGAGCAGTACGCGCGCGTATTCCCCGCGCACGTTTTTCCGCCGGAGGAGGCGCGTCATCCCGTCGTGAAAATCTCCTGGGAACAGGCGATGCAGTTCGCGCGCAAGATCGGCAAGCGCCTGCCCACCGAGGCCGAATGGGAAAAGGCCGCGCGCGGAACGGACGGCCGCCAATACCCCTGGGGCAATGAGTTCGCTCCCGAGCGTTGCAACACCTTCGAGTCCGGCATGGGCGTCACCACGCCGGTGGATGCCTACCCCGCGGGGAAAAGCCCGATGGGCGTCATGGACATGGCCGGCAACGCGTGGGAGTGGACGGCGACGCGCCACGAATCCGCCCCCGCGTTTCGCGTGCTCAAGGGCGGCGCGTACGACGGCAAGGCCGACTTCGCCCTGTGCGCGCAGCGGTTCGCCTATCACCAATCCGGGCTCTTCCAGGCATCGGGTTTCCGGTGCGTCAAATCGGCGGAATGACGGCGAACGACTCCCGCCGCGCGCTCATCATCACGGACGTCACGCAGCCCGGCGGTGTGGATGCTTACGTGCTCGCGCTGCGCAACGCCGCGCACGACGCGGGGTGGAACGTCGCTGTCATGCTCGACGATTCCCCCGGCGCCGATCGCCTGGCCGTCCTGCTGGCCGGCGCGGGAACCGGGCCCGCGCGCGCGCCGCTCTACCATCGCGCCCATCCGGAGATCGTACGCACCGGCGCGACGCGCGCGGTGATGGATCGATTCGATCCCCGCATCGTCCACGCTGTTTGCGGCGCGCCGTGGACGACGATCATCCCGCGCGAGGCCGCCATCGCGCGCGGTCTGCCGCTCATTTTCACCGAACAATACGTTGCGCCGAATTTCACGTTCGACCCCGCCGTGCGTGCGCGCATCGAACGCCTCTATCGAGAGACGCACGCCGTCATCGCCGTCAGCGACGAAAACGCGCGTCTTTTGACCGACGAATTCGCCTTCCCCGGCGAGCGGCTGCGCGTCATCCCGAATGCCGTCGCGCCCGCGACCGCGCCGCGCAAGCCCGTGCCGCGCACGGGCGATCTCGTGCGCGTGCTGTGCGTCGCGCGCCTGACGCCTCAGAAAGGCGTCGACGTGCTGCTGCACGCGCTCTCGACGATTGACGTGGATACCCGCTCGCGGCTGCGCGTGACATGCGCCGGCGACGGCCCCGACGCGGATATTCTTCGAACGCTCGCGGATGAGCTTGGCGTCGCCCCGCTCGTCGAATTCGCCGGCTGGCGCGACGACGTGCCCGCGCTGATCGCGAACGCCGATCTTTTCGTGCTGCCAAGCCGTGCCGAGGGACAGCCCTTCGCGCTACTCGAGGCGCTCGCCGCCGGTGTTCCCGTCATCGCGACGAACGTCTCCGGCATTCCGGCGGCGCTCGATGGCGGGCGGCTGGGCGCTCTTGTTCCGCCGGACGACGCCTCCGCGCTCGCCGCCGCCATCGCGAATTTCGCGCGCGATCCCGAACCGCTGCGTCGCGCTGCTTCCCACGGCCCCGCGCACATCGCGCAGCGCCACTCGCTCGCGGACGCGATGGCCGAGACGCTCGCCATCTGGGACGACGCGACGGGCGCCCCGCCCCGCGCGGAAAACGCGTGACCGACACCAAACGCCCGCGCGTCTCCGTCGTCATCCCGACCTGGAACCGGCGCGACGAAATCGCCATCACGCTCGATCGCCTCGCTCGCGCGATCGCGCCCGGCGATGAAATCATCGTCGTCGACAACGGCTCCACCGATGGCACGTTGGGCCTTCTCGAGACGCACCCGTTGCGTCCGCGCCTTGTGCGCCACGAAAAAAACGATCCCTCCGCCGCGCGCAACGCCGGCATCGACGCCGCACACGCGCCGTTCATCCTTATGCTCGATTCGGACTCGCACCCGGAACCCGGCGCGATCGACGAGGCCGCGCGCGTGCTCGCGTCGCATGCGCGCATGGGCGCGGTGGCGATGCGCGTTCTCCTGGCCGGCGGCCACGACGAGCCAGGCGGATCGCGCGGCGTGTTCATCGGTTGCGGCGCGATGCTGCGCGCCGAGGCGCTGGGCGAAATCGGCGGCTATCCGCGCGGCTTCGGCTACTACGCCGAGGAGTACGACGTGTGCTTCCGCCTCGCCGGTGCCGGTTGGCGCGTGCGCGAGGCGACGGAGGCGATCGTACAACACCGCCGCTCGCTCGAAGGCCGCGACGAGGCGGAGATCCTCGCAAATCTTGTGCGCAATAACATGCGCCTGTACGCCGCGTATCTACCCGCGGACGAAGCCTGGCGCACAATTCGATGGGTCGTCGAGCGCTACGGGCGCATCGCGGCGGAAAAAGGTTTCGCCGGCGCGGCGCGACGCGGCAAGTGGCGCGGCCTGCCTCGCGCGATGAAAGGCGTCGCCTTCGGACGCACGTTGCCCGACACGGCGCTCGCCGAGATTTCGCCCGAGCGCGTCGCCGCGCGATTGTGGCGGCGCCTGTTTCCGCGCGGCGAAAGGGACGTGGTTCTCTGGGGAGTCGGAAAGGATTTCGCGTCCATCGTCCGCGGCGCACGGAAAAACAACGTCGGACTCGCCGGCGCGATCGCCAACGCGCAGCAAAGCTATTTTGCGTGCGATATCCGCGTGCGCGGTGTGCCGATCCTCCACGGCGACACGCTTGCCGCGCCGCCCGGTCCGGTCGTCATCGCCTCGCTGTCGCCCGGCGAGACGCGAAACGAACGCAAAGCCCTCGCGCGCCTGGGGTTCACCGGCGCCGTGGCCTTGCTCGACAAGGACGATTGAATCCAACGGCGATTCATACCCGCTCCCTCACGGTCGCGGTTCCAACCCGATAAGACCTCCGTGTCCTCCGTGTCTCCGCCGTGCGCGGAGCCTGTCCTGAGCGAAGCCGAAGGGTGTACCGCCGATTTGCGATCCATTCCCAATTCCCAATTTGCGATGACCTTTCAGCCTCCCAGCCTTCCAGCCTTTCCGTCTCTTACAAGAATTTCCCGTGCGGTTTCTCGCCTCGCGCCAGATACGAAAACAAATCGTTGTAGTGGTCGTACCGCATGTATGACGTATGGCCGACGCAGATATGCCGGCACGTCTTCGCGTTGATGCGCGCGAGCACCTCGCGCCGCTTTTCTCCGTGCCAGATCTCCGTCAGCGACGATTCGTAAACGCTGCCGAACGAAAACGCGGGGTTCCCGCGCGTGCTGCAACACGCGTACATCTCGCCATTCGCGCATAAAATGCCGATGAGGTGATGCCCCAGGCACAGGTCGTACGGCGTCGCGTTCGGGCCTTTCGAAAAATTGTAGATGCGAAATCCCATCACGCCGAAGCTCGCGTCCTCGAGGTCCTTTTTCGCGACCAGATAATTCGCCTCGATCGCCATGTATTGCTCGGCGTCGAACAACTCCGCGTCCGCGACCACACGCTTGAAGCCGATGTAGCGGCAACCCGTCTCCTTCGCGCGTTGCGCCGCGACCGTCATCTCGTGGTACGTCACCGGATGGATGATGTAGATCACGCCCACGTACACGCGGCGCGACACCGCGTCGATGCCCTCCCAGATGCGCTCATACGCCCGTGCGCGTTTCGGCTGATGCACGCGCCGGTGCGTCTCCGCGCTGCCGGCGTCGAGCGAAACGCGAAGCCAGGCGCACGTCTCGGCCAGCGCATCCGCGTAGTCGATGATCTTCTCGCCGTTCGTGATGACGCCGATCTCGAAGCCCAGGTCCTTGGCGTGCCGTAATAGCCCGTCGAATCGCGGGTAGATCATCGGCTCGCCGCCGCCCTTGAAGACGATGCTCTCAACGCCAAGCTCACGCGCCTCGGTCAAGACATCAAAAATCGCCTTGCGCTTCAGGTGCGTGTTGTAGGTCGTGCGATTGTCGATATCGATGCACCAGACGCAGTCGTGGTTGCATACGTTCGTCGGGTCGATCTCGAGCGTCACCGGCGGCGCGAGTTCGCCGCGCAAAACCGCCTGCACGCGATCCAGGTGGTTGATGATCTTGAACTCGGAAAACTCCGGCAGTTCCATGCCACGCCCTCAAAGGAATGTGCGCCCATTATTGCCGATTGCGCCTCGGCAGGGAAACCGTCGCGTACCGGCTACCCCGTACGGCGCAGCCGTCCATGTTGTCCATCGGGTCCATCCTGTCCATCATGTCCATCGTCCCTGGAGAGCGGAAACTTGATCCACAATCCTGTCGCCCGTCACGGGCAAAACGAGAACCGCCGCGTTGAACGACGTTTTTGAACGCAACCTGCTCGCGCTCGCGAAAACGCGCCCGAGCCTCGTGGACCAGATGGCGCGCAGCCCCGCCGATCCGTCCTACCGATACGCGCGCGTCAACGGCGCGGTCGTGATCGTGCGCGAGGTGGATGGCGCGCAAACCGCGCTTTCCGTCGTGGAAGACGCGGCCGGGCGCGCGCGAACATTCGCCGATGCGCGCCTTGCGGACATCTCGCCCGACGAGCCGATCGCCCTTGTCGGCATGCTCGCCGGATTTGAAATTCGCGAAATCCTCCAGCTCGATTCCCGCGAGGACTGGCGCACGCCGCGGCCGATCTTCGTGTTCGAACCCGACCTCGATCTCTTCCGGATCAACCTCGCCGCCGCGGACTGGACCGACGTTTTCGAGTCCGGCCGCGTCGTATTTTTTGTCGGCGCGAACGCGACGGATACGGCGCGCGACTTTTTTCTCGCCGATCTCGCGCGCCCCCTGCCCACCCGCGTCCTGCCGAATCCGGACGTCGAGGCCGCGCAAGGGGTAGCCGAAGCGATCGGCCGGATCAAACGCGAAACCCTCGACCGCGCGGCAAGAGCGCGCGAGGCCGCCGGCGCGCATTACGCCGCGCTGTCCGGCGCCAACCTCGCGCGTGCGTTTCTAACGCGCGACGGCATGCGCGTGCTCGTCATTTCCAACGCGCGCTCGTGGTTTATCCGTTACGCCGTGCGCGACATCGTCGACGCCCTTGAGCACATGAACGTTGGGACGCGCGTCATCGAGGAAAAATCGCCGATCGACCGTCTGACGGTTCCGTTGCTGCTTGAAACCGTCGCCGACTTTCGCCCGCACGCGTTGATATCGATCAATCTCCTTCGCGGCGCACTCACCGACGCCCTGCCCGCGGGGCTTCCAATCATTTCCTGGATTCAGGATTTCATGCATGCCGTCTATCGCGAGGAGAAAGGGCGCACGCTCGGCGAGCGCGACCTTGTCGTCTGCGCTACGCGCGGCCTCGTCTCGCGCGGCTATCCGCCCGACGCCATCTTCGAACTTCCTGTCCTGACCAACCCGCGCGTTTACAATTTCGGGCAGCCCGATCGGAGCCGCGACCGTGAGGGAGCGGGTGGTTCCGCCCCTGCGATAAACCCGCCGCCCGACACTCAATCCTCGATACTTAATCCTCGATCCTCGGAACTCGCCTACGTATCCAACATTTCCTGGACCGCGGAACAGGGCCTCGACCGCATCCTCGCGGAATGCACGGACGAACCATTTCGACGTGCCGTGCGATCCATCGCGGATCGCATTTTTGCCGGCGATGATGCCGCCGTCGGAGCGTTTGCGGACTTCGTCGAACTTGTGCACCCCATCCTCGCCACGCACGGAATCGCGCCCGAACGCACGGAGGAAATCGCCTTCCGCGTGCATCACGAGGTCGTCGCGCCGCTTGTCCGCAACGCGCCGCTCGATTGGGCCGCCCAGATGGGCATCGATCTCGCTTTATGGGGACGCGGTTGGCAGTCGCATCCGCGCCTTTCCAGATACGCGCGCGGCATCGCCGAGAACGGCCCCGCGCTCGCGGCGATCTATCGCGCCGCGAGGATCAACCTGCACGTCAATCAGTTCGGCATCGATCATCCGCGCATCATGGATGGCCTCGCGGCGGGAGGATTTTTTCTGGTGCGCGAGGCGCCGGACTTCGGCGTTCTCGACCTCGCCGGCATGACATTCTCGACACGCGACGAATTCGCCGAGCGCCTTCGCTTTTTCCTCGATAATCCCGATGCGCGGGCGGAATGCGTCGCCCGCAACCGCGAGCGAATTTTTTCGCTTGCGACCTACGATCGCGGCGTGGACGCCTACCTGACCTACCAGGGATTGCGCGTCGCCGCGCGCGAAAACACGGCAATGCCAAACGCCGACATTGAGAGCGCCGCGATCGCACGCCTCGTCGACGCAGGCCTGCAAGACCCCCGCGCGCTTGGCGTCCTGCTGCGGATCGAGCACCTCATTGCCTCCGGCGACGCGCCCGAAACCGCACGCGCGCGCTATGACGCGCTCGCGTCCTATCAACAACAATTCGGCGCTTCCGCCTGGCCTATCGACATGTCCATCGCCGACGCGCGCAACAACGATGCCGATCCGATATTGGCTCGTTTGATTGACGCCGCGCGGTTCGGCGAAGACGCCTCCGGCGCGGCAACTCGTCTTGCGCGAAGCGACGCGCCGCTTACGCCCGATCAAAAGGCGCG
The genomic region above belongs to bacterium and contains:
- a CDS encoding formylglycine-generating enzyme family protein, encoding RRRRRPAARPLAHDQAIKGALGEEMVLIPAGPFRFGPEGKRVDLPAYYIDKYPVTNEQYARVFPAHVFPPEEARHPVVKISWEQAMQFARKIGKRLPTEAEWEKAARGTDGRQYPWGNEFAPERCNTFESGMGVTTPVDAYPAGKSPMGVMDMAGNAWEWTATRHESAPAFRVLKGGAYDGKADFALCAQRFAYHQSGLFQASGFRCVKSAE
- a CDS encoding glycosyltransferase; translated protein: MTANDSRRALIITDVTQPGGVDAYVLALRNAAHDAGWNVAVMLDDSPGADRLAVLLAGAGTGPARAPLYHRAHPEIVRTGATRAVMDRFDPRIVHAVCGAPWTTIIPREAAIARGLPLIFTEQYVAPNFTFDPAVRARIERLYRETHAVIAVSDENARLLTDEFAFPGERLRVIPNAVAPATAPRKPVPRTGDLVRVLCVARLTPQKGVDVLLHALSTIDVDTRSRLRVTCAGDGPDADILRTLADELGVAPLVEFAGWRDDVPALIANADLFVLPSRAEGQPFALLEALAAGVPVIATNVSGIPAALDGGRLGALVPPDDASALAAAIANFARDPEPLRRAASHGPAHIAQRHSLADAMAETLAIWDDATGAPPRAENA
- a CDS encoding glycosyltransferase, giving the protein MTDTKRPRVSVVIPTWNRRDEIAITLDRLARAIAPGDEIIVVDNGSTDGTLGLLETHPLRPRLVRHEKNDPSAARNAGIDAAHAPFILMLDSDSHPEPGAIDEAARVLASHARMGAVAMRVLLAGGHDEPGGSRGVFIGCGAMLRAEALGEIGGYPRGFGYYAEEYDVCFRLAGAGWRVREATEAIVQHRRSLEGRDEAEILANLVRNNMRLYAAYLPADEAWRTIRWVVERYGRIAAEKGFAGAARRGKWRGLPRAMKGVAFGRTLPDTALAEISPERVAARLWRRLFPRGERDVVLWGVGKDFASIVRGARKNNVGLAGAIANAQQSYFACDIRVRGVPILHGDTLAAPPGPVVIASLSPGETRNERKALARLGFTGAVALLDKDD
- a CDS encoding radical SAM protein, with the translated sequence MELPEFSEFKIINHLDRVQAVLRGELAPPVTLEIDPTNVCNHDCVWCIDIDNRTTYNTHLKRKAIFDVLTEARELGVESIVFKGGGEPMIYPRFDGLLRHAKDLGFEIGVITNGEKIIDYADALAETCAWLRVSLDAGSAETHRRVHQPKRARAYERIWEGIDAVSRRVYVGVIYIIHPVTYHEMTVAAQRAKETGCRYIGFKRVVADAELFDAEQYMAIEANYLVAKKDLEDASFGVMGFRIYNFSKGPNATPYDLCLGHHLIGILCANGEMYACCSTRGNPAFSFGSVYESSLTEIWHGEKRREVLARINAKTCRHICVGHTSYMRYDHYNDLFSYLARGEKPHGKFL
- a CDS encoding glycosyltransferase — protein: MNDVFERNLLALAKTRPSLVDQMARSPADPSYRYARVNGAVVIVREVDGAQTALSVVEDAAGRARTFADARLADISPDEPIALVGMLAGFEIREILQLDSREDWRTPRPIFVFEPDLDLFRINLAAADWTDVFESGRVVFFVGANATDTARDFFLADLARPLPTRVLPNPDVEAAQGVAEAIGRIKRETLDRAARAREAAGAHYAALSGANLARAFLTRDGMRVLVISNARSWFIRYAVRDIVDALEHMNVGTRVIEEKSPIDRLTVPLLLETVADFRPHALISINLLRGALTDALPAGLPIISWIQDFMHAVYREEKGRTLGERDLVVCATRGLVSRGYPPDAIFELPVLTNPRVYNFGQPDRSRDREGAGGSAPAINPPPDTQSSILNPRSSELAYVSNISWTAEQGLDRILAECTDEPFRRAVRSIADRIFAGDDAAVGAFADFVELVHPILATHGIAPERTEEIAFRVHHEVVAPLVRNAPLDWAAQMGIDLALWGRGWQSHPRLSRYARGIAENGPALAAIYRAARINLHVNQFGIDHPRIMDGLAAGGFFLVREAPDFGVLDLAGMTFSTRDEFAERLRFFLDNPDARAECVARNRERIFSLATYDRGVDAYLTYQGLRVAARENTAMPNADIESAAIARLVDAGLQDPRALGVLLRIEHLIASGDAPETARARYDALASYQQQFGASAWPIDMSIADARNNDADPILARLIDAARFGEDASGAATRLARSDAPLTPDQKARVDKTLASSRAMAPLHRRAYSDDAICRRRKDRSRLGAYLNNKEADALTAAFALVRAHWSGHALLQLTPFAESARASRWLLFETARVADAAGDREAALAFLVRTEIDSRRHIDRPVLAGRIAAQRAWTLAGLSRFAEASGALAFAGDDAWTRDLVRLTRARLALADGDRAGARQALGNIDTYEPGARRALAARLLAAFEKPATSGPFSIALGNSFDPPPDGARSIRKLLVDNEGRLVAITHGAKTFCYSETAGGWSRVDLFPSGDEAYASAVAFGNGKTYIANGATGEIVSRDGDADWRTMSRLAQPAFYEDAAVIHAANAFAVIDRYENAVRVLDVDRGHEQAVTIDESPARLATRGDGFSVLQNGRFRYLASARNESENTSHTDLSGAVSVAAGAEFYALGTGDGELALFETVGDEPQIVRTLPGDIIPMDASAVVAFKNTLWIADNRSMRIHRLTVTRKGAR